A window of Mangifera indica cultivar Alphonso chromosome 11, CATAS_Mindica_2.1, whole genome shotgun sequence contains these coding sequences:
- the LOC123228584 gene encoding LOW QUALITY PROTEIN: serine hydroxymethyltransferase 2, mitochondrial-like (The sequence of the model RefSeq protein was modified relative to this genomic sequence to represent the inferred CDS: inserted 1 base in 1 codon), which produces MAATMALRKISSSVRNPLKLHLNRGSFRYMSSLSNQELDEKDQAARDTWIKQLNAPLKVIDPEIADIIELEKARQWKGLELIPSENFTSVSVMQAVGSVMTNKYSEGYPGARYYGGNEYIDMAESLCQRRALEAFQLDPSKWGVNVQPLSGSPANFQVYTALLKPHERIMALDLPHGGHLSHGYQTDTKKISAVSIFFETMPYRLNESTGYIDYEQLEKSAILFRPKLIVAGASAYARLYDYARIRKVCDKHKAVMLADMAHISGLVAAGVIPSPFEYADIVTTTTHKSLRGPRGAMIFFXKGVKEINKQGQEVMYDYEDKINQAVFPGLQGGPHNHTIAGLAVALKQVKTPEYKAYQEQVLQNCSQFAQSLLEKGYELVSGGTDNHLVLVNLRNKGIDGSRVEKVLEAVHIAANKNTVPGDVSAMVPGGIRMGTPALTSRGFIEEDFAKVAEFFDAAVKLALKIKANTKGTKLKDFVATLQSDANILSEISKLRHEVEEHAKQFPTVGFEKETMKYKD; this is translated from the exons ATGGCTGCTACAATGGCTCTTCGCAAAATATCATCCTCCGTCCGTAACCCACTCAAACTTCACCTTAATCGTGGTTCCTTCCGTTACATG TCTTCTTTGTCCAACCAAGAACTAGATGAGAAAGATCAAGCAGCTCGTGATACC TGGATTAAGCAATTGAATGCTCCGCTCAAGGTGATCGATCCCGAAATTGCTGACATCATTGAACTGGAGAAAGCTAGGCAATGGAAG GGACTTGAATTAATACCATCAGAAAATTTTACTTCAGTCTCAGTAATGCAAGCTGTTGGCTCCGTCATGACTAACAAATATAGTGAAGGCTATCCGGGTGCTAGATATTATGGAGGAAACGA GTATATTGACATGGCCGAGTCATTATGTCAGAGGCGTGCATTAGAAGCTTTTCAGTTAGATCCTTCAAAATGGGGAG tCAATGTGCAACCATTATCTGGATCCCCTGCTAACTTTCAAGTTTACACTGCATTGTTGAAACCTCATGAGAGGATAATGGCCCTTGATCTACCTCATGGTGGGCATCTTTCACATGGTTATCAG ACAGATACTAAGAAGATATCTGCTGTGTCTATATTCTTCGAGACAATGCCATACAGATTGAACGAGAGTACCGGATATATTGACTACGAACAG TTGGAGAAGAGTGCCATACTTTTCAGACCAAAACTTATAGTTGCTGGAGCAAGTGCTTATGCACGGCTTTATGACTATGCACGCATCCGTAAG GTCTGTGACAAGCATAAAGCAGTTATGTTGGCTGATATGGCACACATTAGTGGGCTGGTTGCTGCAGGCGTTATCCCATCTCCGTTTGAATATGCAGATATTGTAACAACCACAACACATAAGTCACTTCGTGGTCCACGTGGGGCTATGATCTTCT AGAAGGGTGTTAAAGAGATAAATAAACAAGGACAAGAA GTTATGTATGACTATGAAGACAAAATTAATCAGGCAGTCTTTCCTGGGCTTCAAGGTGGGCCACACAATCACACCATAGCTGGTTTAGCAGTTGCACTTAAGCAG GTCAAGACTCCTGAGTACAAGGCCTACCAAGAGCAAGTTCTCCAGAATTGTTCACAATTTGCTCAG AGTTTGTTAGAGAAGGGTTATGAACTAGTATCTGGTGGAACTGACAACCATTTAGTCTTGGTCAACTTGAGAAACAAG GGTATAGATGGATCAAGAGTTGAAAAGGTTTTGGAAGCAGTACATATTGCAGCTAATAAAAACACTGTTCCTGGGGATGTTTCTGCCATGGTACCTGGTGGTATTCGAATGG GAACTCCTGCTCTCACATCTAGAGGGTTTATTGAGGAAGATTTTGCCAAAGTAGCTGAGTTCTTTGATGCAGCTGTGAAGTTGGCCTTGAAGATCAAGGCTAATACCAAAG GAACAAAGCTGAAGGATTTTGTGGCAACTCTGCAATCGGATGCCAACATTTTATCTGAGATTTCAAAGCTCCGTCATGAGGTTGAGGAGCATGCAAAACAATTTCCAACAGTTGGTTTTGAAAAAGAAACAATGAAATACAAAGACTGA